Proteins from a single region of Polynucleobacter sp. KF022:
- a CDS encoding DUF1840 domain-containing protein, with protein sequence MIYQFRSKAGPDVIMLADLTKRIFDILERPLESRGILTVEQLPELITALETAILKDLEERAKVNEDSEHGAEKPKLADRLGQRAYPFLELMKQARAKDEPVMWGV encoded by the coding sequence ATGATCTATCAATTTCGCTCAAAGGCTGGTCCAGACGTCATCATGCTGGCGGATCTGACCAAACGAATTTTTGATATCTTGGAACGCCCCTTGGAGTCTCGTGGGATCCTAACGGTTGAACAACTTCCAGAACTGATCACCGCGCTAGAAACTGCCATACTCAAAGATCTTGAAGAACGGGCCAAAGTGAATGAAGATTCTGAGCATGGCGCAGAGAAACCTAAGCTGGCTGATCGCCTTGGGCAACGTGCCTACCCATTTCTAGAGCTCATGAAGCAGGCTAGAGCCAAAGACGAACCCGTTATGTGGGGCGTTTAA
- the metH gene encoding methionine synthase produces the protein MSKIEKKVMPAMKLSGLEPFNVTTDVGFVNIGERTNVTGSKAFARMILNNQFDEALAVARQQVENGAQVIDINMDEAMLDSEAAMTRFLNLIASEPDIARVPIMIDSSKWSVIEAGLKCIQGKPIVNSISLKEGEEPFRKQARLIRRYGAASVVMAFDEVGQADTFKRKTEICQRCYEILVNEIGFPAEDIIFDPNIFAIATGIEEHDNYAVDFINATRWIKENLPGAKVSGGVSNVSFSFRGNDRVREAIHTVFLYHAIQAGMDMGIVNAGQLGVYADLDPELRERVEDVVLNRFKEKDGKTPTERLLDIADQFKGGGAKQVENLVWREGPVRERLTHALVHGITTFIEEDTEELRAEIMGAGGRPIEVIEGPLMDGMNVVGDLFGAGKMFLPQVVKSARVMKQAVAILIPYIEEEKRQHIAAGGEAKAKGKIVMATVKGDVHDIGKNIVTVVLQCNNFEVANMGVMVPCAEILKRAKEENADIVGLSGLITPSLEEMTYVAQEMQRDDYFRERQIPLMIGGATTSRVHTAVKIAPHYDGPVVYVPDASRSVSVASSLLSDESAKKFIQDLHDDYVRIREQHANKKAAPTISLAAARKNREMLDWASYVPEKPKFIGRRVFKNFALSDIAKYIDWTPFFQTWDLAGKFPAILDDEVVGVEARKVYADAQALLDKLIKGQWLQADAVVAFYPANTIGDDIVLYSDESRQHPLFVWHNLRQQSERPVVDGVRRPNRCLADYVAPKDSGVADYLGCFAVTTGHGVEKKVAEFQAKHDDYSAIMLKALADRLAEAFAELMHHRVRTDLWGYATDELLTNDQMINEEYRGIRPAPGYPACPAHEVKQDLLRVIGSEDIGMTLTESMAMNPASSVSGFYLAHPDARYFNVGKLSDDQVEDLAKRRGQSVEDTRRQLASLLD, from the coding sequence ATGAGCAAGATTGAGAAAAAAGTCATGCCAGCAATGAAGCTTTCTGGCCTTGAACCTTTCAATGTTACGACCGACGTTGGTTTTGTAAATATTGGTGAGCGCACTAACGTTACAGGTTCTAAAGCATTTGCGCGCATGATTTTGAATAATCAATTTGATGAGGCGCTTGCGGTAGCGCGTCAGCAGGTTGAGAACGGTGCACAAGTGATCGACATCAATATGGATGAGGCGATGCTTGACTCAGAAGCGGCCATGACTCGCTTCTTAAATTTAATTGCCTCTGAGCCTGACATTGCCCGCGTACCAATCATGATTGATTCCTCCAAGTGGAGCGTGATTGAGGCGGGCTTGAAGTGCATTCAAGGCAAACCAATCGTCAATTCAATTTCTTTGAAAGAAGGCGAAGAGCCGTTTAGAAAGCAAGCACGTTTGATTCGTCGTTATGGCGCCGCTTCTGTGGTGATGGCTTTCGATGAAGTAGGTCAGGCCGATACATTTAAGCGCAAGACTGAAATTTGTCAGCGCTGCTATGAGATCTTGGTCAATGAAATCGGTTTTCCTGCTGAAGACATCATTTTTGACCCCAATATTTTTGCAATTGCTACTGGCATTGAAGAGCATGACAACTATGCAGTGGACTTTATTAATGCCACGCGTTGGATTAAAGAAAATTTACCTGGCGCCAAGGTAAGCGGCGGTGTTTCTAATGTGAGCTTCTCCTTCCGTGGCAATGATCGTGTGCGTGAAGCGATTCATACCGTGTTTCTGTATCACGCCATTCAGGCTGGCATGGATATGGGTATCGTTAATGCCGGTCAGTTGGGTGTTTATGCTGACCTAGACCCTGAATTACGCGAGCGCGTAGAGGACGTTGTTCTTAATCGCTTTAAAGAAAAAGACGGCAAAACTCCAACAGAACGTTTGTTAGATATTGCCGATCAATTTAAAGGTGGTGGTGCTAAGCAAGTTGAAAATTTGGTGTGGCGAGAAGGTCCAGTTCGTGAGCGCCTAACGCATGCTCTGGTGCATGGCATCACCACTTTTATTGAAGAAGATACAGAAGAACTGCGCGCTGAAATTATGGGTGCAGGCGGCAGACCAATTGAAGTCATTGAAGGTCCGCTCATGGATGGTATGAACGTCGTTGGTGACTTATTTGGTGCAGGCAAGATGTTCTTGCCACAAGTGGTTAAGAGTGCCCGTGTTATGAAGCAGGCCGTTGCGATCTTGATTCCATATATCGAAGAAGAAAAGCGTCAACATATTGCCGCAGGTGGTGAAGCTAAGGCAAAAGGCAAGATTGTGATGGCTACCGTGAAGGGCGACGTACACGATATTGGTAAAAATATTGTGACCGTTGTTCTGCAATGTAATAACTTTGAAGTTGCTAATATGGGCGTGATGGTTCCTTGTGCAGAAATTTTGAAGCGTGCCAAGGAAGAGAATGCAGATATCGTTGGTTTATCTGGTTTGATCACGCCATCGCTCGAAGAGATGACTTACGTCGCTCAGGAGATGCAGCGTGATGACTATTTCCGTGAGCGCCAAATCCCACTCATGATTGGTGGGGCTACTACTTCTCGCGTACATACTGCGGTGAAAATTGCGCCACACTATGATGGCCCAGTGGTCTATGTGCCTGATGCGTCTCGTTCAGTATCGGTTGCTTCAAGTCTGCTATCCGATGAAAGCGCTAAGAAATTTATTCAAGATTTGCATGATGACTATGTCCGTATTCGTGAGCAACATGCCAATAAGAAAGCTGCGCCAACAATTTCCTTGGCTGCAGCTCGCAAGAATCGCGAAATGTTGGACTGGGCCTCTTATGTTCCTGAAAAACCAAAGTTTATTGGCCGCCGTGTATTTAAAAACTTTGCATTAAGCGATATTGCTAAATATATCGATTGGACGCCATTCTTTCAAACATGGGATCTGGCGGGCAAGTTTCCAGCGATTCTGGATGACGAGGTTGTGGGGGTTGAGGCGCGCAAGGTATATGCCGATGCCCAAGCCTTGCTTGATAAGCTGATTAAAGGTCAATGGCTTCAAGCCGATGCCGTAGTCGCTTTTTATCCTGCCAATACGATTGGTGACGATATTGTTTTGTATAGCGATGAATCACGCCAACATCCTTTATTTGTGTGGCATAACTTGCGCCAACAATCTGAGCGTCCGGTGGTAGATGGTGTGCGCAGACCGAATCGTTGTTTAGCAGACTACGTTGCCCCAAAAGACTCTGGCGTTGCTGACTATCTTGGTTGCTTTGCTGTGACAACTGGTCATGGCGTTGAAAAGAAAGTTGCTGAGTTTCAGGCAAAGCATGATGACTACAGCGCAATTATGTTGAAAGCTTTAGCGGATCGATTGGCAGAAGCTTTTGCTGAGTTGATGCATCATCGTGTGCGTACCGATTTATGGGGCTATGCAACCGATGAGCTTTTGACAAATGATCAAATGATCAATGAAGAGTATCGCGGCATCCGCCCAGCTCCTGGCTATCCAGCCTGTCCTGCACATGAAGTTAAACAAGATTTACTGCGAGTCATCGGTTCTGAAGATATTGGTATGACTCTGACCGAGTCTATGGCAATGAACCCTGCTTCTAGTGTGAGTGGGTTCTATCTCGCTCATCCAGATGCGCGCTACTTTAATGTAGGCAAGCTGTCTGATGATCAGGTTGAGGATTTGGCAAAACGCCGTGGTCAGAGCGTTGAAGATACCCGGCGCCAGCTGGCAAGCTTACTCGATTAA
- a CDS encoding homocysteine S-methyltransferase family protein, producing MQSNGLSQPYTRGQKLPELLKQRILILDGAMGTMIQQYKLTEVDYRGLPGNSRFADHPGDIKGNNELLVLTQPQIISKIHEQYLDAGADIIETNTFGATSVAQEDYKMAGLAREMNEVSARLARAACEKYSTPDKPRFAAGAIGPTPKTASISPDVNDPGARNVTFDALRASYREQIEGLFAGGVDLFLVETIFDTLNAKAALFALDEFFEETGERLPVMISGTVTDASGRILSGQTVEAFWNSLRHIKPLTFGLNCALGAALMRPYIAELARICDAAVSCYPNAGLPNPMSDTGFDETPEITSSLVDGFAKDGLVNLVGGCCGTTPDHIRAIANAVAKRKPRAFYKENAEAAV from the coding sequence ATGCAATCTAATGGTTTGTCCCAGCCTTATACCCGCGGTCAAAAGCTTCCCGAGCTTTTAAAGCAGCGCATTCTGATTTTGGATGGCGCTATGGGCACCATGATTCAGCAATATAAATTAACTGAAGTTGACTACCGTGGCTTGCCAGGCAACAGCCGCTTTGCCGATCATCCCGGCGACATAAAAGGCAATAACGAGTTACTCGTACTGACTCAACCTCAAATCATTAGCAAGATCCATGAGCAGTACTTGGATGCGGGTGCAGACATTATTGAAACCAATACTTTTGGTGCCACCTCAGTTGCGCAAGAAGATTACAAGATGGCCGGCTTAGCACGTGAGATGAACGAAGTCTCTGCCAGATTGGCTCGCGCAGCTTGTGAAAAGTACAGCACGCCAGATAAGCCACGTTTTGCTGCGGGCGCGATTGGGCCTACACCCAAGACAGCAAGCATTTCACCTGATGTGAATGATCCAGGCGCACGCAATGTGACCTTTGATGCTTTGCGTGCTTCGTACCGTGAACAGATTGAAGGATTGTTTGCTGGTGGCGTGGATTTATTTTTAGTCGAAACCATTTTCGATACGCTCAATGCTAAGGCTGCACTCTTTGCGCTTGATGAATTTTTTGAAGAAACTGGCGAGCGTTTACCAGTCATGATTTCCGGAACGGTAACTGATGCGTCTGGTCGTATTTTGTCAGGGCAAACCGTTGAAGCATTTTGGAACAGCTTGCGTCACATTAAGCCACTGACGTTTGGTTTGAACTGTGCGCTCGGTGCTGCGCTGATGCGTCCTTACATTGCAGAGTTGGCACGTATTTGTGATGCCGCAGTATCTTGCTACCCCAATGCTGGCCTGCCTAACCCAATGAGTGACACCGGCTTTGATGAAACACCTGAAATCACCTCAAGTCTGGTTGATGGTTTTGCAAAAGATGGTTTAGTCAATTTAGTTGGCGGCTGCTGCGGTACTACGCCTGATCATATTCGTGCGATTGCAAATGCGGTTGCGAAACGTAAGCCACGTGCTTTCTATAAAGAGAATGCAGAGGCGGCAGTATGA
- a CDS encoding PhaM family polyhydroxyalkanoate granule multifunctional regulatory protein, protein MFGTIPEFNQSLDMFKTMWGQGAAAQAGQFPFTTDASKAAGGFGAAFPGLDVDELEKRIKDLKSVENWLNLNLNILKSTIQGLEVQHATMMALKSFGDAVSAAGAAATAPKEESETKTTSAKPRKTATRRRRKAGDATYLDEVGNSDEQ, encoded by the coding sequence ATGTTTGGAACCATTCCTGAATTTAATCAAAGCCTAGATATGTTTAAGACGATGTGGGGACAAGGTGCGGCTGCTCAGGCTGGACAGTTTCCATTTACAACCGACGCATCCAAGGCTGCTGGCGGCTTTGGGGCCGCCTTTCCAGGCCTAGATGTAGATGAGCTAGAAAAACGCATTAAAGACCTTAAAAGCGTTGAAAACTGGCTCAATTTGAATCTCAACATCCTCAAGTCGACCATCCAAGGCTTAGAAGTTCAGCACGCCACCATGATGGCCCTCAAATCCTTTGGCGATGCCGTCTCTGCAGCAGGAGCAGCAGCTACAGCCCCAAAGGAAGAATCCGAGACTAAAACGACAAGTGCTAAACCGCGGAAAACCGCAACACGCCGTCGTCGCAAAGCTGGCGACGCAACTTACCTCGACGAAGTAGGTAATTCAGATGAGCAATAG
- a CDS encoding MBL fold metallo-hydrolase, with protein sequence MITQNKASAEAEIHYPLGEALPEVGSSIEVAPGVRWIRMRLPFALDHINLWLLRDEIDGVSGWTIVDCGIANDETKASWEQVFATQLEGLPVLRVIVTHMHPDHVGLSQWLCEKWNVPLWISMTDYLTAQWLSCKEGGAAVGARAGSGGSADHFQRHGLTAPEDLEKIRARSNYYSNMVPGVPRQYRRIIDGESISIGGHAWQVMMGYGHAPEHASLFCKKLGVLISGDMLLPRISTNVSVYDADPDADPLGLYLDSIEKYLALPEDALVLPSHGKPFTGIRPRIAQLKAHHDDRLADALAACKKPAHAREIVPVLFKRELDIHQLTFAMGEAIAHLNYLLRRGKLRRQLCDDGVLRFSAV encoded by the coding sequence ATGATTACTCAAAACAAAGCAAGTGCTGAAGCTGAGATCCATTATCCATTAGGAGAGGCTCTTCCGGAAGTGGGCAGCAGTATTGAGGTTGCACCAGGTGTTCGTTGGATTCGGATGCGCCTACCGTTTGCTTTGGACCATATCAATCTATGGTTGCTGCGTGATGAAATCGACGGTGTTTCAGGTTGGACGATTGTGGATTGCGGTATTGCCAATGATGAGACAAAAGCTTCATGGGAGCAGGTCTTTGCTACTCAGCTTGAGGGCTTGCCAGTCTTGCGCGTCATAGTGACACATATGCACCCAGATCATGTGGGCTTATCGCAATGGCTATGTGAGAAATGGAATGTGCCTTTATGGATCTCCATGACTGATTATTTAACTGCTCAATGGTTAAGCTGCAAAGAGGGTGGTGCTGCAGTGGGTGCGCGTGCCGGCAGCGGAGGTTCTGCAGATCATTTTCAAAGGCATGGATTAACGGCACCAGAAGATTTAGAAAAAATTAGAGCACGATCCAATTACTACAGCAATATGGTTCCTGGAGTGCCACGTCAATATCGTCGCATTATTGATGGTGAGAGTATTTCAATTGGCGGACATGCTTGGCAAGTCATGATGGGTTATGGACATGCGCCTGAACATGCTTCTCTATTTTGTAAAAAGCTAGGTGTACTGATCTCTGGAGATATGCTGTTACCTCGCATTTCTACGAACGTCAGTGTTTACGACGCTGATCCAGATGCAGACCCCCTGGGCCTATATTTAGACTCTATTGAAAAATATTTAGCATTGCCAGAAGATGCTTTGGTATTGCCTTCTCACGGAAAGCCATTTACAGGTATCAGACCGCGTATTGCGCAACTAAAAGCGCATCATGATGATCGCTTAGCTGATGCCTTAGCTGCATGTAAAAAACCGGCACATGCTCGAGAGATTGTGCCGGTCTTGTTTAAGCGAGAATTAGATATTCATCAACTTACTTTTGCGATGGGTGAGGCTATTGCTCATCTGAATTACCTACTTCGTCGAGGTAAGTTGCGTCGCCAGCTTTGCGACGACGGCGTGTTGCGGTTTTCCGCGGTTTAG
- a CDS encoding DUF1289 domain-containing protein, which translates to MTTVPSPCINWCDINPENGYCRGCYRTLTEIADWSDMSNPEKLEVWAQLSIRKPQAPQ; encoded by the coding sequence TTGACAACAGTTCCATCGCCTTGCATTAATTGGTGTGACATTAACCCTGAAAATGGTTACTGTCGTGGCTGCTATCGTACCCTTACTGAGATTGCTGATTGGTCTGATATGTCCAATCCCGAGAAGCTTGAGGTTTGGGCACAATTATCTATTCGCAAACCCCAAGCACCACAGTAA
- a CDS encoding MDR family oxidoreductase, translating into MFKAILVNKDDQGYRAELAQVDEASLPEGDVRVKVLYSTLNYKDGLAITGKGPVVRSFPMVPGIDFAGEVIESTSSDFRPGDMVLLNGWGVGEGHWGGLGQQARVKAEWLIPLPKGFTAKQALAIGTAGYTAMLCVMALQKHGLKPSDGEVLVTGAAGGVGSFAITLLSKLGFTVVASTGRMAEAGYLKKLGAAEVIDRAGLSVPGKPLAKERWAAVVDSVGSHTLSNACAQTKSDGAVAACGLAQGMDFPSTVAPFILRGVTLYGINSVTVPRAKRIAAYEQLSKLVDLKTLDEISHEISLEESIKYAQELMAGNVRGRLIVDVNK; encoded by the coding sequence ATGTTTAAAGCAATATTGGTAAATAAAGACGATCAAGGTTATCGCGCAGAATTGGCTCAGGTAGATGAGGCTAGTCTCCCAGAGGGTGATGTTCGCGTAAAGGTGCTGTACTCCACGCTCAACTATAAGGATGGCTTAGCCATCACCGGTAAGGGTCCAGTGGTACGAAGCTTTCCAATGGTGCCGGGCATCGATTTTGCAGGTGAGGTGATTGAGAGCACTAGTTCTGACTTCAGGCCTGGCGATATGGTGCTGCTCAACGGCTGGGGGGTGGGCGAAGGGCATTGGGGTGGTTTGGGGCAACAGGCCCGCGTCAAGGCCGAATGGTTGATTCCATTGCCAAAAGGATTTACCGCTAAACAAGCATTGGCTATTGGCACTGCAGGCTATACCGCGATGCTTTGTGTCATGGCGCTACAAAAGCATGGGCTCAAACCAAGCGATGGTGAGGTTTTGGTTACAGGTGCTGCAGGAGGCGTAGGCAGCTTTGCAATAACGCTCTTAAGCAAACTGGGCTTCACTGTTGTGGCTAGCACTGGGCGTATGGCAGAAGCAGGCTATCTGAAAAAGTTGGGTGCAGCCGAGGTAATTGATCGTGCCGGTCTATCTGTTCCTGGTAAGCCATTGGCTAAAGAGCGTTGGGCTGCAGTAGTCGATAGCGTAGGCAGTCATACCTTGTCCAATGCTTGCGCACAGACCAAGAGTGATGGTGCGGTAGCGGCTTGTGGACTGGCGCAAGGAATGGATTTTCCATCTACTGTTGCACCATTTATTTTGCGTGGAGTTACTTTGTATGGCATTAATAGCGTAACTGTGCCACGTGCAAAACGGATCGCTGCTTATGAGCAACTCAGCAAGCTGGTTGATCTAAAAACTTTAGACGAAATCTCCCATGAAATTTCTCTAGAAGAGTCCATTAAATATGCGCAGGAATTAATGGCGGGGAATGTGCGTGGACGTCTAATTGTCGACGTCAACAAATAA
- a CDS encoding flavin reductase family protein produces MTPFTSQELRKGFSSFATGVTVITCLDEENNSHGITISSFNTVSLEPPLILWSLKKHSRLMPWVELGKKHLIHVLERSQENLAMHFATVKVDQFNGIDHKLAASGLTQIEHCVAYYECETVCVHIGGDHNIIVAKVINLKNHPEREPLIFARSKFVGLDFTEIKSS; encoded by the coding sequence ATGACCCCATTTACCTCACAAGAGCTGCGCAAAGGTTTTTCATCATTTGCAACCGGGGTCACTGTCATTACCTGCCTGGATGAAGAAAATAATTCTCATGGCATCACGATTAGCTCGTTTAATACAGTCTCATTAGAGCCTCCACTGATTCTCTGGAGTCTTAAGAAACATTCACGCCTTATGCCCTGGGTTGAGCTTGGGAAAAAGCATCTCATTCATGTGCTAGAACGTTCGCAAGAAAATCTAGCCATGCATTTTGCTACAGTGAAAGTGGATCAATTTAATGGCATTGACCATAAGCTTGCAGCCAGCGGACTTACTCAAATTGAGCATTGTGTGGCGTATTACGAATGTGAAACTGTTTGCGTTCATATTGGCGGCGATCACAACATCATCGTTGCCAAAGTCATTAACTTAAAAAATCATCCAGAACGCGAGCCTCTCATTTTTGCGCGCAGTAAATTTGTTGGTCTCGATTTCACAGAAATTAAATCTAGTTAA
- a CDS encoding glutathione S-transferase N-terminal domain-containing protein, which translates to MIRLWGRKSSINVQKVLWCLAELGLKEGKDFERIDAGLHFGVNNTPEFLKLNPNSLVPTLEDGDVVLWESNTIMRYLARQHDKAGRLTADIKTQYESEKWMDWQLGTMWPALRIAFLGLTRTPEAERNHQAILKGYQETNRLLGMLDQTLAKQNYCSGNQFQIGDIVLALCVSRWILLNKTFPQQTGERADLKNIDVWLKRLEEETCLNDIAEKELNIVK; encoded by the coding sequence ATGATACGTTTATGGGGTCGCAAAAGTTCTATCAACGTTCAAAAAGTATTGTGGTGTCTTGCTGAGCTAGGCCTTAAGGAAGGTAAGGATTTTGAGCGTATTGATGCTGGTCTGCACTTTGGCGTTAATAACACCCCGGAGTTTTTAAAACTCAATCCAAATAGCTTAGTACCAACGCTCGAAGATGGCGACGTTGTACTCTGGGAGTCCAATACCATCATGCGTTACTTGGCACGTCAACATGACAAAGCTGGACGCTTAACTGCAGATATCAAAACCCAATATGAATCCGAGAAATGGATGGATTGGCAATTGGGCACGATGTGGCCAGCACTACGTATTGCATTTTTGGGGCTAACCAGAACACCAGAAGCTGAACGTAATCACCAAGCGATCTTGAAGGGCTATCAAGAAACTAATCGACTACTTGGCATGCTTGATCAAACGCTAGCCAAACAAAATTACTGCTCAGGCAATCAATTTCAGATCGGCGATATCGTTCTCGCCCTCTGTGTCAGCCGCTGGATTCTGCTAAACAAAACCTTCCCACAGCAAACTGGAGAGCGTGCAGATCTCAAGAATATTGACGTATGGCTAAAACGCCTCGAAGAAGAAACTTGCCTTAACGATATTGCCGAGAAAGAACTCAATATCGTTAAGTAG